Proteins from a genomic interval of Mesobacillus sp. S13:
- a CDS encoding DUF3243 domain-containing protein, which translates to MEKDHMINKNGEVDTSKVDETLERIDTQEADEILGDFNEFRTYLSKRIQLGKTAGLSEEQLAKTAEKVADYLADNVTPRNKEEQLLQELWKVGTKEQQHGLAHMLVKLAE; encoded by the coding sequence ATGGAAAAAGATCATATGATTAATAAAAATGGCGAAGTGGATACTAGTAAGGTGGATGAAACGCTTGAAAGAATTGATACACAGGAAGCAGATGAAATCCTTGGTGACTTCAATGAGTTCAGAACTTATTTAAGCAAGCGTATTCAGTTAGGCAAAACAGCCGGGTTGAGTGAAGAGCAGCTTGCAAAAACAGCGGAAAAGGTTGCCGATTACCTTGCTGATAACGTAACGCCACGCAATAAAGAGGAGCAGCTTCTTCAGGAGCTTTGGAAAGTTGGCACAAAAGAACAACAGCACGGACTGGCACATATGCTGGTGAAATTGGCTGAATAA
- a CDS encoding sensor histidine kinase, with amino-acid sequence MTTAMRQILWGLTLGIILFIAVTLSFVLVFPVAKLSDLWYRELMDIPFIIFTFSISVVLGVAFGMASGTYWRKQFGTVDNWLFQLEEGQEPEIELNQAYAEISSISKRVSKLHKQISEKAMLSQRLATEKAEEQESRIQEIISQERNRLARELHDSVSQQLFAASMLMSAINETKAPSENERETKQLKMVEEMIHQSQLEMRALLLHLRPVALKGKSLQEGIEELLIELRQKVTMNIKWKVEPFPLDKGVEDHLFRILQESVSNTLRHGKAEELEVLLIKRDDKVIMRVVDDGIGFNVEEAKAGSYGLQNMHERAGEIGGTLKIVSVENKGTRLEVKVPILMVAGEKND; translated from the coding sequence ATGACGACAGCCATGCGCCAAATCTTATGGGGATTAACACTCGGTATTATTTTATTCATCGCGGTGACTTTGTCTTTTGTACTCGTTTTTCCGGTCGCGAAGCTTTCTGATTTGTGGTATCGGGAACTGATGGATATCCCGTTCATCATTTTCACGTTCAGCATTAGCGTCGTGCTGGGCGTTGCTTTTGGTATGGCGTCAGGCACGTACTGGAGGAAGCAATTCGGGACTGTCGACAACTGGCTTTTTCAGCTGGAGGAAGGTCAGGAACCCGAAATTGAACTCAATCAGGCATACGCGGAAATCTCTTCGATTTCGAAAAGAGTCAGCAAGCTTCATAAGCAGATTTCTGAAAAAGCGATGCTGTCACAGCGTCTTGCGACTGAAAAAGCAGAGGAACAAGAGTCGCGCATTCAGGAAATTATTTCTCAGGAGCGCAACAGGCTAGCGCGCGAACTGCATGATTCTGTCAGCCAGCAGCTTTTTGCCGCCTCGATGCTGATGTCTGCGATCAATGAAACGAAAGCACCTTCCGAGAATGAGCGTGAAACAAAGCAGCTGAAAATGGTCGAGGAAATGATCCATCAATCGCAGCTTGAAATGAGGGCGCTCCTTCTGCACCTGAGGCCAGTCGCTTTGAAAGGGAAAAGCTTGCAGGAAGGAATCGAGGAACTATTAATCGAATTAAGACAGAAAGTCACCATGAATATAAAGTGGAAGGTGGAGCCATTCCCGTTGGATAAGGGGGTCGAGGACCATCTATTCCGCATCCTCCAGGAGTCTGTCTCTAATACGCTACGCCATGGTAAGGCAGAAGAGTTGGAAGTATTGTTGATCAAGCGCGATGATAAGGTGATCATGCGCGTTGTCGATGATGGTATCGGTTTTAACGTAGAAGAAGCAAAAGCAGGATCATATGGCCTCCAGAATATGCACGAGCGTGCCGGGGAAATCGGCGGGACATTGAAGATTGTCAGTGTAGAAAATAAAGGGACCAGGCTTGAGGTTAAGGTTCCAATTTTAATGGTGGCGGGTGAGAAGAATGATTAA
- a CDS encoding DUF1284 domain-containing protein: MGYSPEFVKKMESIVNHIRDPEQDFYIKVVAAFDDACMSCPHRGLEICEASEGSNEHVLSMDGKVIRHLGLVPGERYLKSELVNWTAAKVEPNDLDELCKNCSWLQYGVCKEGIAELRENKKCLTRG; this comes from the coding sequence ATGGGCTACAGTCCAGAGTTTGTGAAGAAGATGGAAAGCATCGTAAATCATATACGTGACCCGGAGCAGGATTTTTACATAAAGGTAGTTGCTGCGTTCGATGATGCATGCATGTCCTGTCCTCATCGGGGCCTTGAGATTTGTGAGGCAAGCGAAGGATCCAATGAGCATGTTCTATCGATGGATGGGAAAGTCATCCGCCATTTGGGCCTCGTGCCTGGAGAGCGTTATTTGAAGTCTGAGTTGGTAAATTGGACCGCAGCAAAGGTTGAACCCAATGACTTGGATGAGCTTTGCAAGAACTGTTCATGGCTGCAATATGGAGTATGCAAGGAAGGGATTGCGGAGCTTCGCGAAAATAAGAAATGCCTGACCCGTGGTTGA
- the safA gene encoding SafA/ExsA family spore coat assembly protein yields the protein MFKKILLALLLMVMALPTLSSAQQVHTVQPGDTLWKISVRYQIGLSEIIAANSQFKNPDLIYPGQKVNIPTIRATKSIESQVIQLTNQERAKNGLKPLAADWQLSRVARYKSADMRDKNYFSHTSPTYGSPFTMMKNFGINYRSAGENIAAGQRTANEVVQSWMNSPGHRKNILSPTYTHIGVGHATGGNYGHYWTQMFIAK from the coding sequence ATGTTCAAGAAAATACTTTTAGCTCTTTTATTGATGGTAATGGCTCTTCCAACCCTTTCGTCCGCACAGCAGGTCCACACAGTACAGCCAGGTGATACTTTATGGAAAATATCAGTCAGGTACCAGATTGGCCTTTCTGAAATCATCGCTGCCAACTCGCAGTTTAAAAATCCGGATTTGATTTATCCTGGACAGAAGGTAAATATCCCTACTATAAGAGCAACGAAGAGTATTGAAAGCCAGGTAATCCAGCTGACTAATCAGGAGCGAGCCAAGAATGGCCTGAAACCGCTAGCTGCTGACTGGCAGCTTTCCAGGGTTGCACGATATAAATCTGCTGATATGAGAGACAAAAATTATTTCTCCCATACAAGCCCAACATACGGCAGCCCGTTCACGATGATGAAGAATTTCGGAATCAACTATCGCAGTGCTGGAGAGAACATTGCTGCCGGCCAGCGGACAGCAAATGAAGTAGTACAATCATGGATGAATAGTCCAGGCCACCGTAAAAATATCCTTAGTCCTACATACACACATATCGGTGTTGGACATGCAACGGGCGGCAATTATGGCCACTATTGGACGCAAATGTTCATCGCAAAATAA
- a CDS encoding RAxF-45 family protein encodes MIQTVFVRGFWNEFLYFCRAKFAIAAANGTRMPFFNSSISNTNGRIISFPA; translated from the coding sequence ATGATCCAGACTGTTTTTGTACGCGGATTTTGGAATGAATTCCTATATTTTTGTCGTGCAAAATTTGCGATTGCAGCTGCCAACGGGACACGTATGCCCTTTTTTAACAGCTCAATATCAAATACAAACGGTAGGATCATCTCTTTTCCCGCTTAA
- the liaF gene encoding cell wall-active antibiotics response protein LiaF, which produces MLNNMKNDYVSWIVITGLILLLLEVSFFNEGLIFSLLASGAMVYFGRSLMPKKSGKFLFWAGLFFFLSSVFSMMTFRFFLLAVLIYLAYQFAQSKKKPEVITPVLQEPEIENRKEMLIEKTPLFKNRLFGHQETPSHVYEWNDVNIQTGVGDSVIDLSLTVLPKDETVIFIRNVIGNVKVYVPYDLEVTLRHSSVLGSAEVFEHEEGRALNQNLYVQTPGYEEAEQKVKIFTSMLVGNIEVKRI; this is translated from the coding sequence ATGTTGAACAACATGAAAAATGATTATGTCAGCTGGATTGTGATTACTGGACTTATATTGCTATTGCTCGAAGTTTCATTTTTTAACGAAGGACTGATTTTCTCCCTTCTGGCAAGCGGAGCGATGGTTTACTTTGGCCGCTCATTAATGCCGAAGAAATCCGGGAAATTCTTATTTTGGGCAGGTTTGTTCTTTTTCCTGAGCAGTGTCTTCAGTATGATGACGTTCCGGTTTTTCTTATTGGCCGTCCTGATTTATCTTGCCTATCAATTCGCACAGTCGAAAAAGAAGCCTGAAGTGATCACGCCAGTTTTACAGGAGCCTGAAATAGAGAACAGGAAGGAAATGCTGATTGAAAAGACTCCTCTTTTTAAAAATCGTTTGTTTGGACATCAGGAAACACCATCACATGTGTATGAGTGGAATGATGTCAATATCCAGACGGGGGTTGGCGATAGTGTGATCGATCTAAGCCTGACCGTGCTGCCTAAGGATGAAACCGTCATTTTCATCCGAAATGTTATTGGGAATGTAAAAGTGTATGTCCCATATGATTTGGAAGTCACCCTCAGACACTCGTCAGTACTAGGGTCTGCTGAAGTATTTGAGCATGAGGAAGGAAGGGCGCTGAACCAGAATTTATATGTGCAGACTCCAGGCTATGAAGAGGCAGAGCAAAAAGTGAAAATTTTCACCTCGATGCTTGTTGGTAATATCGAGGTGAAACGCATATGA
- the abc-f gene encoding ribosomal protection-like ABC-F family protein, producing the protein MIACSINHISKMYGGNLIFEDLSFEINEKDRVGLVGPNGCGKTTLIKLIAGIEEADQGKIHWKKGLKIGYLAQIPNYGERMTARNVLQTAFDELLEVQAEMKQLENEMAEAGEDSSKLEKLLVKYGVFQEKFSLGGGYEMDANIDRIANGLNIEGMLDSNFNSLSGGEKTKVGLGLSLLRNPELLLLDEPTNHLDIMAAEWLAEFLKEYDGTVVIISHDRYFLDETATKILDLEDGEIDLYHANYSGFIKEKEAKLLREFQAFEEQQRKIKKMKEAIKRLRDWANRANPPSAALHKRATNMERALARMEKLDRPVLNRKKMNFELETGARSGKDVLVFKDVEKSFGGRELFSKVNLQLHYQDRAAIVGENGSGKTTLLKFIQDDLAPDQGEVRKGSNVKIGYLSQHMELSSQDGTVLDAFRNEVVMNEGEARNVLAGFLFYGPSVFKKVTQLSGGERMRLRLAQLMHQDLNFLILDEPTNHLDIDSREVLESALDGFEGTLLAVSHDRYFLNKLFDKIYWLEGGELTEVEGDYDRARVKLAEKRKYSGAAAPAPQQPVKPAITQEKVKEPFAAPNEEALFEEIEIHEQSIAALDQQMSAMTDLALLQELHAEKEALETKRNQLYSKLEEIS; encoded by the coding sequence ATGATAGCATGCAGCATTAACCATATAAGCAAAATGTACGGAGGCAATCTGATTTTTGAGGATTTGTCTTTTGAAATAAACGAGAAGGACCGGGTGGGGCTGGTAGGACCAAATGGGTGCGGCAAGACAACGTTAATAAAGCTGATTGCTGGCATAGAGGAAGCGGATCAAGGAAAGATTCACTGGAAGAAAGGCTTGAAAATCGGCTATCTTGCTCAGATTCCGAATTATGGTGAAAGGATGACCGCCAGAAATGTTCTGCAAACGGCCTTTGACGAGTTGCTGGAGGTTCAGGCTGAGATGAAGCAGCTTGAAAATGAAATGGCAGAAGCGGGCGAAGATTCAAGTAAGCTAGAAAAATTGCTTGTAAAGTATGGTGTTTTCCAGGAGAAGTTTTCTCTCGGTGGCGGTTATGAAATGGACGCCAATATTGACCGCATAGCTAACGGCTTGAACATAGAGGGCATGCTCGACTCGAACTTCAACAGCCTTAGCGGCGGCGAGAAAACCAAGGTAGGTCTAGGGTTGAGTTTGTTGCGAAATCCAGAATTGTTGCTTCTTGATGAACCGACCAACCATCTTGATATTATGGCAGCCGAGTGGCTGGCTGAGTTTCTGAAGGAATACGATGGTACTGTTGTGATTATTTCACATGACCGTTATTTCCTCGACGAAACGGCGACGAAAATCCTTGACCTGGAGGATGGCGAGATCGATCTTTATCATGCCAATTACTCAGGTTTCATCAAAGAAAAAGAGGCTAAATTACTGCGTGAATTCCAGGCGTTTGAGGAACAGCAGCGCAAAATCAAGAAAATGAAAGAGGCAATCAAGCGTCTGCGTGACTGGGCGAATAGAGCGAACCCGCCGAGTGCTGCTCTCCATAAAAGGGCTACGAACATGGAGAGGGCGCTTGCCAGGATGGAAAAGCTGGACCGTCCAGTTTTAAACAGGAAGAAAATGAATTTCGAACTGGAGACAGGAGCACGCAGTGGTAAAGATGTACTGGTCTTCAAGGATGTCGAGAAATCATTTGGCGGAAGGGAGCTGTTCTCCAAAGTCAATCTCCAGCTTCATTATCAGGATCGTGCAGCGATAGTCGGCGAAAATGGTTCAGGCAAGACGACATTGCTGAAGTTTATCCAAGATGACCTTGCACCAGACCAGGGTGAAGTCCGAAAAGGCAGCAATGTTAAAATTGGGTACCTGTCACAGCATATGGAGCTATCCAGCCAGGATGGGACAGTGCTTGATGCCTTCCGGAACGAGGTGGTCATGAATGAGGGAGAGGCCAGGAATGTTCTTGCAGGATTCCTGTTCTATGGCCCATCTGTTTTCAAAAAAGTTACCCAGCTGAGCGGGGGCGAACGAATGAGGCTGCGCCTTGCCCAGCTGATGCACCAGGATCTCAATTTCCTGATTCTTGATGAGCCGACGAACCATCTCGATATTGATTCACGAGAAGTACTTGAGAGTGCGCTGGACGGTTTCGAAGGTACACTCCTGGCTGTCTCGCATGACCGTTATTTCTTGAATAAGCTGTTTGATAAAATTTACTGGCTGGAGGGCGGAGAGTTGACGGAAGTCGAAGGGGATTATGACCGTGCCAGAGTGAAGCTGGCGGAGAAACGGAAGTACTCCGGGGCTGCGGCTCCAGCTCCACAGCAACCTGTAAAGCCTGCAATTACACAGGAAAAAGTTAAAGAACCTTTTGCTGCTCCTAACGAGGAAGCTTTGTTCGAAGAAATTGAAATTCATGAACAATCCATTGCCGCGCTCGATCAGCAAATGTCCGCAATGACCGATCTCGCATTGCTCCAGGAGCTCCATGCGGAAAAAGAAGCTCTAGAGACAAAACGAAACCAGCTGTATTCCAAGCTCGAGGAAATATCATAA
- a CDS encoding TrkA C-terminal domain-containing protein, whose protein sequence is MGILFIFIYLFIVFTVIEINTSIFVATGLERKIARFQVISMLTGTGFTTGESELIIDHPVRRRLGAFLILFGAFSLAVIISAISNLLTDNFYTMEIAYIAVGLLVLLLTLRAPAVQHLMGGKMKSELKENYELADLPISDVLLMDEEDEVREIVISKDSFFADKTFEEIVEKEDDIILLFIKRGEINIRNKAYETKIEPGDKLIVYGNNPQIEEKFKKA, encoded by the coding sequence ATGGGTATTCTCTTTATATTCATCTACCTGTTCATCGTGTTTACGGTCATCGAAATTAACACATCGATATTTGTTGCGACTGGCCTGGAACGTAAAATCGCCCGGTTCCAGGTCATTTCCATGCTCACCGGCACAGGTTTTACCACTGGAGAATCCGAATTGATCATTGACCACCCTGTCAGGAGAAGGCTGGGTGCCTTTTTGATCCTGTTTGGAGCATTCTCGCTTGCGGTAATCATTTCTGCCATCAGCAATCTATTGACAGATAATTTTTATACAATGGAAATCGCCTATATTGCCGTAGGGCTATTGGTCTTGTTGCTAACTTTAAGGGCGCCTGCGGTCCAGCATCTGATGGGCGGGAAGATGAAAAGTGAGTTAAAGGAAAATTATGAGCTGGCAGACCTGCCAATCAGTGATGTACTTCTCATGGATGAAGAAGATGAGGTTAGAGAGATTGTGATAAGTAAAGACTCTTTTTTTGCAGATAAGACATTCGAGGAAATTGTGGAAAAAGAGGATGATATCATTCTTTTATTCATAAAAAGAGGGGAAATCAATATCCGCAACAAAGCTTATGAGACAAAAATTGAGCCTGGTGACAAACTGATTGTCTACGGAAATAACCCTCAAATTGAGGAAAAATTCAAAAAGGCCTGA
- a CDS encoding response regulator transcription factor, which produces MIKVVFVDDHEMVRIGVSSYLSAQPDIEVIGEADNGKTGVEMVLELRPDIVLMDLVMKEMDGIEATKQIIEQWPEARIIIVTSFLDDEKVYPALEAGATSYMLKTSKASEIADAVRVTYSGQPVLEPEVTGKMMMKMRQKNNVELHEELTEREMEVLKLIAEGKTNQEIADELFIALKTVKTHVSNILSKLQVQDRTQAVIYAFRHSIVK; this is translated from the coding sequence ATGATTAAAGTTGTATTTGTGGATGACCATGAAATGGTGCGGATTGGAGTTTCGTCGTATTTATCAGCCCAGCCTGATATTGAAGTGATCGGAGAGGCGGATAATGGCAAAACAGGTGTCGAAATGGTTCTTGAGTTGCGGCCTGATATCGTCCTGATGGACCTGGTCATGAAAGAGATGGACGGAATCGAGGCGACAAAGCAGATCATCGAGCAGTGGCCTGAAGCGAGAATCATCATTGTAACGAGCTTCCTTGATGATGAAAAGGTATATCCTGCGCTTGAAGCTGGGGCGACGAGTTATATGCTGAAAACATCGAAAGCCAGTGAAATAGCAGATGCGGTAAGAGTTACATACTCTGGTCAGCCTGTTCTCGAACCGGAAGTGACAGGCAAAATGATGATGAAAATGCGCCAGAAAAACAATGTTGAGCTGCATGAAGAGCTGACAGAGCGAGAAATGGAAGTATTGAAGCTGATTGCCGAAGGAAAGACAAATCAGGAAATCGCCGACGAACTATTCATCGCCTTGAAGACCGTGAAAACACATGTCAGCAATATACTAAGCAAGCTTCAGGTGCAGGACCGCACCCAGGCAGTCATCTATGCATTCAGGCATTCAATCGTAAAATAA
- a CDS encoding magnesium transporter CorA family protein has product MRHTFNDKKWTWFESGKEDQQEIKEFVSRKPSCEKWYENIEDNKSNLLELNTQERGEEYIWGSLIYQQDIEEKGEKNIFHFYISKDFFITVDFDFTILNTNSIGVHKQMDQAENAIEGFFILLGEILSSYLQKIDGYEERLHDLLWEMKEHNNLEILERIYESRHELLIWKNLVIPIVELKFIAEEAYGKSIHEKAEFSRVVTRVDRIRTLLSEYQQAIDTMINLEEVVSTHRGNEIMKTLTVMTILFTPVTAWGAVWGMNFKVMPELEWKFGYVFAGVLIIASTAGLYYYLKVKGWMGDILRVKKKDRFF; this is encoded by the coding sequence TTGCGGCATACATTTAATGATAAAAAATGGACTTGGTTTGAATCTGGGAAAGAAGACCAGCAGGAGATTAAAGAGTTCGTCTCAAGAAAACCTTCCTGTGAAAAATGGTACGAAAATATAGAAGACAATAAATCGAACCTTCTTGAGTTAAACACACAGGAAAGGGGAGAAGAGTATATCTGGGGCTCACTGATATATCAACAGGATATCGAGGAGAAGGGCGAGAAGAACATCTTCCATTTTTATATTAGCAAAGACTTTTTCATCACTGTGGATTTTGATTTTACCATCCTCAACACGAACTCAATAGGTGTGCATAAACAAATGGACCAGGCAGAAAATGCTATTGAGGGCTTCTTTATTCTGCTGGGTGAAATTTTATCAAGCTATTTGCAGAAAATAGATGGATATGAAGAGCGGCTTCATGATCTATTATGGGAAATGAAGGAACATAATAATCTCGAAATCCTCGAGAGAATCTATGAAAGTCGTCATGAACTTCTTATTTGGAAAAACCTAGTCATCCCAATTGTGGAATTGAAATTCATAGCTGAGGAAGCTTATGGGAAATCCATTCATGAAAAAGCAGAATTCAGCCGGGTGGTAACCCGCGTCGATCGAATCCGCACACTGCTTAGTGAATACCAGCAGGCAATCGATACGATGATCAATCTTGAAGAAGTCGTCTCTACCCACCGCGGAAACGAAATCATGAAGACGCTGACGGTCATGACCATCCTGTTTACGCCTGTTACCGCCTGGGGCGCGGTGTGGGGCATGAATTTCAAAGTCATGCCAGAATTGGAATGGAAATTTGGCTATGTATTCGCAGGTGTGCTGATAATCGCTTCAACAGCAGGATTGTATTATTATTTGAAGGTCAAGGGCTGGATGGGAGACATCTTGCGAGTGAAAAAGAAAGATAGGTTCTTCTAG
- a CDS encoding polysaccharide biosynthesis protein has protein sequence MNTFLKGMSILVVATFLGEVVEFLVNMILARELGESGMGHYMTILPTIFLIMMLASFELPVSISKMIAEKDESYHRSMISHAIRLAVVFTTVLLIAAAIVLPIIPVFNDYHPLLKWVVLSLIPVMTITAIARGFFMGKQDMGKIAISHFVRRAVQLILLSALFQFFEFGSETALLVAFCTLAGSELVVFLYLLHYFIMSYQSIKRVPGKHVSGREVRKSLVEVSVPTTGLRIFHSLTHAVQPFLIKFAIVSAGLSSEMATEQFGMMAGIAMTIGFFPAFIAHSFLIILIPTVSKAYAEKEFFKLQKLLQQVMLLTLLYGLPAVTAFYFLAEPLTMTFFHSKQAAVFLQLLAPYFLFHYFTIPMQAYLIGLGLVKDAFIHSVYATIVTFALIYLVGSRPDWGMEGVIVGMNTGSMVILMLHYLTICKKIGITWFAKSPIKDSRY, from the coding sequence ATGAATACTTTTTTAAAAGGGATGTCGATCCTCGTGGTTGCTACTTTTCTTGGAGAGGTGGTAGAGTTCCTCGTCAATATGATCCTGGCAAGGGAGCTCGGGGAAAGCGGGATGGGGCATTACATGACGATATTGCCGACGATTTTCTTGATCATGATGCTTGCGAGCTTTGAGCTGCCGGTATCGATTTCCAAGATGATCGCGGAGAAGGATGAGTCGTACCACCGGAGCATGATCAGCCATGCCATCAGGCTGGCAGTGGTATTCACTACGGTTTTGCTGATTGCCGCGGCGATTGTGCTTCCGATCATTCCAGTGTTCAATGATTACCATCCTTTGCTCAAATGGGTCGTGCTGTCGCTTATACCCGTGATGACGATTACCGCGATCGCCAGGGGATTTTTCATGGGAAAACAGGATATGGGGAAAATCGCGATATCCCATTTTGTGAGAAGAGCTGTCCAGCTCATCCTGCTTTCAGCTCTTTTTCAGTTCTTTGAGTTTGGCAGTGAAACGGCTCTCCTTGTTGCTTTTTGCACACTGGCCGGAAGTGAACTCGTCGTCTTTCTATATCTATTACACTACTTCATTATGTCCTATCAAAGCATCAAACGTGTGCCAGGTAAGCATGTTAGCGGGCGGGAGGTAAGGAAGAGTCTTGTTGAGGTCTCTGTGCCGACGACAGGACTGAGGATTTTTCATTCACTGACGCATGCCGTTCAGCCATTTCTGATAAAATTTGCGATTGTCAGTGCAGGGTTATCTTCTGAAATGGCGACAGAACAATTCGGGATGATGGCGGGAATTGCCATGACGATTGGATTCTTCCCGGCATTCATTGCTCATTCATTCCTGATCATCTTGATTCCAACTGTGTCAAAGGCCTATGCAGAAAAAGAATTCTTCAAGCTGCAAAAATTGCTGCAGCAGGTGATGCTTTTGACATTGCTTTATGGATTGCCGGCGGTCACGGCCTTTTATTTTCTGGCCGAGCCATTGACAATGACCTTTTTCCATTCGAAACAAGCGGCCGTTTTTTTGCAGCTGCTTGCGCCATACTTTCTGTTTCATTATTTCACCATCCCAATGCAGGCTTATTTAATCGGCCTCGGTTTGGTGAAGGATGCCTTTATCCATTCTGTCTATGCAACGATTGTTACCTTTGCGCTGATCTATCTGGTTGGCTCAAGGCCGGATTGGGGGATGGAAGGAGTCATTGTCGGCATGAATACAGGCAGTATGGTGATCCTGATGCTGCATTACCTGACGATTTGCAAGAAAATCGGCATCACCTGGTTTGCTAAGAGCCCAATCAAAGATTCCAGATATTAA
- a CDS encoding general stress protein, translating into MFEHEKHLVGVYDNEQDAIQAVEDLKRQGYSTDDISVISKNEDEIHDVNEATGTKTEEGLAAGAATGGVLGGLTGLLAGIGALAIPGIGPIVAAGPIAATLTGAAVGAGAGGLAGALIGMGIPEDEAERYEGYVKEGKILVVVERDENRVGLNDNATAIDGTRNVDPVDAPLTSDNPANTRFDNTRDF; encoded by the coding sequence ATGTTTGAACATGAAAAACATCTTGTAGGAGTATATGATAACGAGCAAGACGCAATCCAGGCTGTTGAGGACCTGAAAAGACAGGGATACTCAACTGATGACATCTCTGTTATCAGCAAGAATGAAGATGAGATTCACGATGTCAATGAAGCAACCGGTACAAAGACGGAGGAAGGTCTGGCTGCAGGTGCAGCAACAGGCGGCGTACTAGGCGGCCTTACTGGATTATTGGCAGGCATCGGTGCGCTAGCGATTCCTGGTATTGGTCCAATCGTAGCTGCGGGTCCAATCGCTGCGACACTTACAGGTGCAGCAGTAGGCGCAGGTGCAGGCGGATTAGCCGGAGCACTGATCGGTATGGGCATTCCGGAAGATGAAGCGGAACGTTACGAAGGCTATGTAAAAGAAGGTAAGATTCTTGTAGTTGTCGAACGTGACGAAAACAGAGTCGGCCTGAATGATAATGCTACAGCGATTGACGGCACAAGGAATGTAGACCCAGTCGATGCACCACTGACTTCGGACAACCCTGCCAACACTCGTTTTGATAACACACGCGACTTTTAA
- a CDS encoding PspA/IM30 family protein: MANLLTRIKNTVMADLHEALDQKEKKNPIALLNQYLRECENETEKVRKLLERQGQLKEQFAREHQQALEMAEKRKYQSEVAMRAGENDLQEFAQQEQAQYEERAARLKEAMENGVKQQLELERKYEEMKHKLKDMHIRRLELMGRENVTRAHHRMDQVLDNGAYSDKAYSRFTEMETYLDQLEEKVNSTYNRNTIDSRIAQLEKEFKSKETHSI; encoded by the coding sequence ATGGCAAATCTATTGACAAGAATCAAAAACACAGTAATGGCAGACCTTCACGAGGCACTTGATCAGAAGGAAAAGAAAAATCCGATTGCTCTGCTGAATCAATATCTTCGAGAATGTGAAAACGAAACAGAAAAGGTCAGAAAGCTGCTTGAGCGCCAGGGACAGTTAAAGGAACAGTTTGCCCGGGAACATCAGCAAGCCCTTGAAATGGCTGAAAAAAGGAAGTATCAATCAGAGGTGGCGATGCGAGCAGGTGAAAATGATCTTCAGGAGTTTGCTCAGCAGGAGCAGGCACAGTATGAAGAGCGCGCAGCCAGACTGAAGGAAGCCATGGAAAATGGTGTGAAACAGCAGCTCGAGCTCGAGCGGAAATATGAAGAGATGAAGCATAAATTGAAAGATATGCACATCCGCCGTCTTGAATTGATGGGCCGTGAGAATGTAACAAGAGCCCATCATCGAATGGACCAGGTACTGGATAACGGTGCGTACTCCGATAAAGCATACTCAAGATTCACAGAGATGGAAACTTATCTTGACCAGCTAGAGGAGAAAGTGAACAGCACTTACAACCGCAATACAATCGACAGCAGGATTGCCCAGCTGGAAAAAGAATTTAAAAGTAAAGAAACACATTCTATTTAA
- a CDS encoding flagellar basal body rod protein, giving the protein MKKFGLLVAGFIAAMVLISNLGPLVGLGVSLLVLYFVVKQFLKTDSTAAKVGWGIAGFIILMATASNVPAILAIAAAYVLYLVYKNWDKKEDVIREDDDPFVNFEKQWAQLNNK; this is encoded by the coding sequence ATGAAAAAATTTGGTTTACTGGTTGCCGGTTTCATTGCTGCCATGGTACTGATATCAAACCTTGGCCCGCTTGTCGGACTTGGGGTCAGCTTGCTGGTGCTATACTTCGTCGTCAAGCAATTTTTAAAGACAGATTCAACTGCCGCGAAAGTCGGCTGGGGAATCGCGGGCTTCATCATCCTGATGGCGACTGCTTCAAACGTACCAGCCATCCTGGCAATCGCAGCTGCTTATGTCCTGTACCTTGTATACAAGAATTGGGATAAAAAAGAAGATGTGATTCGCGAAGACGACGATCCTTTCGTCAACTTCGAAAAGCAATGGGCACAATTGAATAACAAATAA